The segment GGGACAAGGGACAGGCAAAGTAACCTATGGTCATTGGTGGGAGAGGGTCCcaatttataaattaaaaaaaacaaaacaatgctgTAAATTATCCTGCAAATAATCCTGCATGTGCTTCCATGTAgagtaagggtattttcacacgctgagtaaaaaattctgaaaatacggagctgttttcaaggcaaaacagctcctgattttcgacctttttttaagccactcgtgattttcgcagcttttcttacagccgtttttggagcctatgaaaaacagctccaaaaacgtcccaagaagtgacctgcacttctttttcgcggccgtaaacggcccattggaacagaacgccgttttttccattgcagtcaatgggcagatgtttggaggcgttctgcttccgatttctgcgcagtttttcgggcgtttacagcctgaaaaacggccgaaaataggccgtgtgaacataccctaagcataaTAGAATAAAATGCCTATTACACGGCAcgatatgggccatgaaaacaaGCGTCAACCAAcaaggcagctcgttgatcggcgctcgtttttttctttcacaaggagcaatgattggttatgtatggggatgagcgatcgttactacgaacagatgaacaagcgttttctCGTTGATATGACTGCTagcttgcccgatcattggcccgtgtaaaagagccttaagcGCTGATTGGCAATATACAGATAAGGATTTGAGTGGCCAGCTGGAAGGAGAGTGCTAGCACCTATCATCAATGCAAattatttctctttttttccttctttcatTTATACCAAAATAGTGAAAGTGCTATGTCTGATTATATATTGCAGCTATAAAATATAGCGTGCAGCTATTATCTCTTTTGTTCTAATataggttaaaaaaaagtttaactatATAACAATTTTAAATATTTGACACTTAAAAGTTAAGAAATGTAAAAGGCAATAGCACATCCAAAGTCATACCGTACCTCATGTCAAATGAAACGCTGCAAAATTAGGTATTGAAATTCAATATGACCTATATGTATTTCTTTGATTTCTAGTTGAACATATTAATGTGTCCATGTGGAGAAAATCAGAAGATATGGAGAAGGATCTAGAGAAGTTTTACCATAAAGGAGCATGGGAACTTATCAGTGTCAGTTCCAATTACAAAGTAGTGGATGAACAGGGGGACAAATTTGGTGTGCTAGAATTCTTTGTGAGTTGACGCTAATGGCTTCTCATTATATCCACCGTTTCCAAAGATGATATGTTACAGTTGTTTTTACAAGTTCCTCTAAATAATCACAAATCAGAGTCATAGCTAGACCTAAACCAGAGCGAAGATTCAGTTTGCGTCTCCCTGTATCTAAATGACCTGCCCAAGGTGGAGTGGTTTGCTGGTGCCCCCCGGGCTCATAGCACTCAGGGCACACAACTTGATGTGTATGGTAGCTGGGCTGTATTGGTCTTACCACCCTGGGAAACACAAAACACTCTACATTATAATTACATACTGGCACAGCGCTTGGCAGTACAGAAATTTTTAAACAAATATGCCCCGTGTTACGCCATGGAGATTTGACAGAAGAATAGTGTATGTTTTTCTATCATTCCCTCATTAGACAATTAATTTGTTTTTACATAGATCATCTTCAGGAGACAtccgctgtactatgttgtgaatCTAATTATCCCCAGCGTGTTTCTTATACTTATGGATATTATTGGATTCTACCTCCCTCCAGAAAGTGGAGAACGGATTTCTTTCAAGATCACCCTCCTCCTGGGTTATTCAGTCTTCCTCATCATAGTTTCGGACACCTTGCCTGCCTCGGCCCAAGGAACTCCAATAATAGGTATTGACAATATCTAATGTTTATTTACCCTACAATTTCAAATTTGTCTCATATAATCaactaaaaaaatgtatataaatgtctgtaaaagttaaatataaaatgtttttatttaactACATTTGGAAAATGCAAAGACAAACATCTGCAGCAATTTGTTTTTTAGACCAGAGATTTTAGGCCTAGGTCACAGGGAGTTTTTGAcaggcagaaaaattctgcctcaaaattcattcaggTGAAGATTTTGAAATGTCAGCGTTGTTtgacgattttttttttccaatgtccTTTCGCAGCATAAAAAAATGCTCCAAACCAGGGTGGAAATTGCtagaagaaagagcatgccacgccgggaaaaaagcctctgcctccaattaaaatcaatggggggcaatttGGGGCATTTCTTGGCGCTGAATTCAATGCAGTTTCCAAGCCAAAATCACAATGCGCCTTGTGAACTGACCGTTAGGATAGTTTTGATCCCTTGCATTCCTGTCTGTCAGTCATTACTATATTTTCATAAATGGATTTTTAACATCCTAGGcacatggcatatccacaggagcgGAGAACCGGGTTGCACAGCTCTCGCCGTGTAAGAGCAATAGTAGTTCAGGAAATGATCACGCTGGTTATCCTCAATAGAGTCATTGGACTCCATAGCAAAACTCAGGATAGCCCTTAGCCCttcttccacacacacacacacacacacacacacacacacacacacacacacacacacacacacccacacacaaggCTCCAACAAACATACTACTTTTTATCAAAGGTAACGTCCGGTATAATTTTGTAAAATATCTCTAAGGGGTTAGCGCTCCATTTTTCACACATCCAAATTCTAATCCCTTTACAACCCCATAATATTAAATGATAAAACTCtggctgcctgtagccaccactagggggaacacaatgaatatacattaaaaCAGCTACTGTTGAATTATGGGAGTCATGAAAGTGTATGCAGTGTGCttctcctagtggtggctacaggaaagaactatgggggaatttattaacttttctatgccacttttctggcatagaaaatatTGCAAGCAGCACAAAAGTCGCTATTTGCAGTAAAAAATTGGACTTTTGTGGCACTTTCTAAAAGCAGGATGTGCTTAACGGAGGGGTTTTGGctaccaaatttatcataattaTCATAAATGCCATAAATTTGACTCCCTGGAGTCCATATGGCTAAAGCCTCTTAATATAAtgaaaaatgcagataaattaacatatgaaacgccagtcttaataaattccccctatgaCTGTATGTCAGAAAGTAGGAGACCTGTTAGGTTCCACGCACCCTTTCACCACCGACCCCATAGCAGTCAcgcggtctgcctctatggtaggtACACCACGGATGAGGCATTTATGGCGTATCATGTGGTTATATACTGTCTAAGATGGGAAGATCCCATGACAAGGAACAGTTCTCACTCCACCTCCCAGTAGAACATTAGTTATACACCAAAGTGCAATATCTGTAACGTCTTGTCTCGACATCGTGCAACCTGTTTCACCAAGATGGAGATTCAGGTGTTTAGATCTTGGAAACAAGGTGAAATGTTTCAGAACTGGAAGCAATATATGACAAGAGATTATTTATTTCCCCTTCTCAAATGCATAGGATAAAATAGAGTCACCGGAGTGATCATTAAATAGACATATCAGAGTCTCAGGCGAGCTTTGTTTTTTATAATGTTTTCTAGCTTatgataacagttttgttatttacatattgttgtatacatttttatttttagaggTCTATTTCCTGGTCTGCATGTCTCTTCTTGTCATCAGTTTGACAGAAAGTATTTTCATAGTTCGCATAGTCAATAGGAAAAATATCCAGTCTAAGGTTCCCAAATGGATGAAGAAACTTGTTCTGGAAAATATGACCGCCTTGCTTCGCATGAAAGACAAGAGTCGTTATTTTAAGCCTAATATCAACTCTTCTGATACATTGCCAGAGATGGAGACTACTAGCACTGGTTAGTTGTAATATACATATCCTTATAAAAGATATGATATATTAAATATTGAATGAAGTTCCTAATATGCattctgtattaaatctgaacacaTTCCTTCCTATTCACCCTACCTCTGCGGAAGTTCTGCTTTGCtctgtgtctttttttctttCAGCACAGGCTCGTCCACGAGCGTTAGTATACACACAGCCCTGTGTCGATACCACACTCACTTACGTAATGACACAGGGCTATTCTTTAGTAATTATTCCACCCCCTCTATTTGTCTATTCGACCTCCCCACTAGTTCTCGCCTTCCCCTTTAATTTATCCTGCCTACCTGCTTTCTCACATGACCGCCCCTCAGATATGTAATGTGatccccatcatccccgtatatatgtaatccccatcatccctgtagatACCATCGGGGTGGGCAGCTCGCGGGCACTGAGGAACAGCAGGAACGCAAAGAAAATTGTGCTGGTattgaagcataagcaaagaatgaatggggtgggcattgaggaggctgtggaccaataggatgcctcaaatcaGGTATAtgtcatcctattggtccacagcctcctcaatgcccgcccctttCATTCTTTGTTATGCTTCAATACCAGCACAATTTTCTTCGTGTTCATGATATTCCTTTCGGGCTGCAGTGCACGAGCATTCAGGAATAGCATGAATGCAAAGAAAATGGTGCTGGTATTGAAGCAAAAGCAAAGAATAAACTGGGCGGACATTGAGGAggatgtggaccaataggatgaatCAATCCCGGGACTTCTGACATATACCTGGGTTTGAGGCATAGTGCCCCATCAccaaacactgcaaaaataatatacagtaAAGTGCCTACGAATCACTACCTCACTATGTCTaagtaaataccaccacacagtgcacacaataataccaacatacagtgaccaagtaACAGGTCTACATATAAAGTTATCATAAAACAAtgctatacaatgtctaaataatactgctacactGTTAATATTAAGATTTGTGGTGGTCACAAATCTCAGGAGCCAGGCCATCTACTGTATGGTACCTAATACAGCAGGgactgcacaggtcgcacaccccttagGCTGGTCCTAAAGTTATTAAAGGTATAGCTCCTAACTTAGAAACTCCAAgaaggagatttattaagactggtgttttatatgccacaacacatttattaagaggggaacatctcttaataaatgtgttgcatcttttggcTGGCCGTGCACAATCCATTCCCCCTTCCCCCTCATGCTACTGTACATTACATGAAAAAAATGATGGTCACCTCACCCTGCTCCTCTTCACTTACCGGGCCCCTTCAGGCTGCCTCAGCATTTTGTGGTTCATAAAAAGTCCAGACGCTGATCagtgtcagggccttatatgtgacACCTGAATGCTGTTTCACATACAACGTCATGAGGCTGTCCGGCGTCAGTACCTTGTATGAACCGCAACATGCTGAGGGAGACTGAGGGGATCCAGTGGGAGAAGCAAAGAGGAGTCGTGAGGTGAGAAATGTTTacatatttcgtttttttttattgtcggtGGGGAAGGGGATAGTCTGATTGGGTGGGAAGGTACAGAGTCCGGCACTGGCCTATACTTTGCTACGCCCCACAGAATTAAGACTACGACATCTAGGAGCTGGCGTAAATTTCTGCCATGGTTTACGTTAGTTTgggccttttgcgacttttctatgccagaaaactgatgAATACTCCCCTAAGATTAATGCTCATAACTAAGAATAAAACTTTTCGATTTCTCTTTGCATTACTTTTCTCTccctttttctttattttgaatTTCCTAAATTACTGGAACATTAATGTGAATCTTGCCTTATTGTTTCATTCCATCACCACTCAACAATTGCACATTTATTTGTAGATGAATTGTCGAGATATTCTGAAAGTGGAGGACGTTTCAATATATCGCCTGCAACTGAGTCAACGAAAGAGCATCCTGAGATCCTACAACGTATCTACAATGAGATAGTGGCTGTACGAGAACATCTGGAGAAGGATAATGATCAGGAGGCCTCTAAGGAATGGCTTATTGTTGGATATGTTCTTGATAAGTTCCTTTTTTGGGTGTATCTAGTGACTATTGTGACTTACGTTGTTATTTTGACAATTTGTtggacatatcactatatatagttATCAAGGTAAACAGCAGATGTAGTTTTAGAGTACGATTTTATAAATTAAATGTTTATCAGATTATTAGTGAACCAGGATGTAACTCCTTTCTACAtcccagttaaaggggttgtataataTTAGAAAAGCATGGGTGCTTTCTTACAGaaatggggctgaactgcaatatcagacacagccccTTGCTATGAGTGGCTGCAAGAAAACTGCCAACTTTTTTcttatctcatacaaccccttttagACTCAACAGCAGATTGTTTCTACTTTAAATTGAATGTCCaccatatgtttgttttttttttgtttagtttttttttattaagaggcCTAAAAATTCTGTGCTGGTAAATTTCTTAATAAATCTTCATAGCATGGGGGAATCAGGAGGAATAGTTTTCAGCCTAGTGAAGTGTATGACCAGCATTCAATTGATAGAACCTGACTACAGGTGATTGTTTGTAGTCAGAATCTGCTAGTTAACCACAGTATTCTGTACACCAGTCGCAGAGTCACCCAGTTGTGGAATAGCACTAAGGAGGAAAAATAGGTATATAAGAATTATAAAGtgacaagtttttgtttttttaaatatgtttttttgctaTTGTTCTTAACTTGTCTAAAGGTGAATTTGTGTTTTAAGATAGTATTTCATGTAATTCAATACATTGGAAGGacacaataaaaaaatttgaaataaataaagtaaGCCAATGGTTATCTAAGTTATCTTTCACTCAACATAATCCAAttgttttaaat is part of the Rhinoderma darwinii isolate aRhiDar2 chromosome 10, aRhiDar2.hap1, whole genome shotgun sequence genome and harbors:
- the LOC142662591 gene encoding 5-hydroxytryptamine receptor 3A-like, which translates into the protein MYCTRNRAQLRVNAIINREPCREAEKKSSKHSNFTQVRLLHSLLDEYEKDLRPVKNWKNGTMVYIDITVYAILSVEEKDQLLSMYCLYNRYWIDDFLRWDPLEYDITQISLPSENVWVPDVHINEFVESEKPSENNFIYINHTGLVNYQKPIRMSSMCMFYIYFFPFDEHNCTLSFQSQLHTIEHINVSMWRKSEDMEKDLEKFYHKGAWELISVSSNYKVVDEQGDKFGVLEFFIIFRRHPLYYVVNLIIPSVFLILMDIIGFYLPPESGERISFKITLLLGYSVFLIIVSDTLPASAQGTPIIEVYFLVCMSLLVISLTESIFIVRIVNRKNIQSKVPKWMKKLVLENMTALLRMKDKSRYFKPNINSSDTLPEMETTSTDELSRYSESGGRFNISPATESTKEHPEILQRIYNEIVAVREHLEKDNDQEASKEWLIVGYVLDKFLFWVYLVTIVTYVVILTICWTYHYI